The Oryzias melastigma strain HK-1 linkage group LG6, ASM292280v2, whole genome shotgun sequence genome includes a window with the following:
- the morf4l1 gene encoding mortality factor 4-like protein 1 gives MAPKQDPKPKFQEGERVLCFHGPLLYEAKCVKTNIKDKQIKYFIHYSGWNKNWDEWVPESRVLKYVDSNLQKQKELQRANQDHYVEGRMRGAAPNKKIPAATQKNDVKTKKNKQKPPGAGEGTSSGGDPTHPPRKKRARVDPTVESEETFINRVEVKVKIPEELKPWLVDDWDLITRQKQLVHLPAKKNVDGVLEDYANYKKSRGNSDSKEFAVNEVVAGIREYFNVMLGTQLLYKFERPQYADILANHPDTPMSQIYGASHLLRLFVRIGAMLAYTPLDEKSLALLLSYLQDFLKYLVKNSASLFNASDYEVAPPEYHRKAV, from the exons ATGGCGCCAAAACAGGACCCGAAACCTAAATTTCAAGAAG GTGAAAGAGTGCTGTGTTTTCATGGGCCATTGCTCTACGAAGCTAAG tgtgttaaaacaaacatcaaggacaaacaaatcaaatactTCATTCATTACAGCGGCTGGAACaaaaa CTGGGACGAATGGGTTCCTGAAAGCAGAGTGCTGAAGTATGTGGACAGtaatctacaaaaacaaaaagagcttCAGAGGGCAAATCA aGACCATTATGTAGAAGGAAGAATGAGGGGTGCTGCACCGAATAAGAAGATTCCTGCTGCAACGCAGAAAAAtgatgt aaaaaccaaaaagaacaaacagaaaC ctcCTGGAGCAGGAGAGGGAACGAGTTCAGGAGGAGATCCAACGCATCCTCCACGAAAGAAGAGGGCACGTGTTGACCCCACAGTGGAGAGC gAGGAGACCTTCATTAATCGAGTGGAGGTGAAAGTAAAAATCCCAGAGGAGCTGAAACCCTGGCTTGTTGATGACTGGGACCTCATCACACGACAAAAACAa CTCGTCCATCTACCAGCCAAAAAGAACGTTGACGGAGTTCTTGAAGATTATGCAAACTATAAGAAGTCAAGAGGAAACTCCGACAGCAA GGAATTTGCTGTAAATGAAGTGGTGGCAGGGATCCGGGAATATTTCAACGTTATGCTGGGAACGCAGCTTCTCTACAAATTTGAACGGCCTCAGTATGCAGACATCCTGGCCAACCACCCCGATACCCCCATGTCTCAGATCTACGGCGCTTCTCACCTGCTCAGACTCTTCG TGAGAATTGGAGCCATGCTGGCCTACACTCCTCTGGACGAGAAGAGCCTCGCTCTGCTGCTCAGCTATCTACAGGACTTTCTGAA ATATCTGGTGAAGAACTCTGCATCACTCTTCAATGCCAGCGATTACGAGGTTGCTCCTCCTGAGTATCACAGAAAGGCCGTGTAG